Proteins encoded in a region of the Triticum dicoccoides isolate Atlit2015 ecotype Zavitan chromosome 3A, WEW_v2.0, whole genome shotgun sequence genome:
- the LOC119270076 gene encoding small ubiquitin-related modifier 1-like, whose translation MSTPGGEDDKKPASAGGDGGGAHINLKVKGQDGNEVFFRIKRSTQLKKLMNAYCDRQSVDMKAIAFLFDGRRLRAEQTPDELEMEDGDEIDAMLHQTGGRLPPRA comes from the exons ATGTCGACGCCGGGCGGGGAGGACGACAAGAAGCCGGCGagcgcgggcggcgacggcggcggcgcccaCATCAACCTCAAGGTCAAGGGCCAG GATGGCAATGAGGTGTTCTTTCGCATCAAGAGATCTACCCAGCTGAAGAAGCTGATGAATGCCTACTGCGACCGCCAGTCTGTGGATATGAAAGCTATTGCATTCCTGTTTGACGGTCGCAGGCTCCGTGCCGAGCAGACCCCTGATGAG CTTGAGATGGAAGATGGCGACGAGATCGATGCCATGCTCCACCAGACCGGAGGCCGCCTCCCTCCACGCGCCTAG